Proteins co-encoded in one Ammoniphilus sp. CFH 90114 genomic window:
- the mtnA gene encoding S-methyl-5-thioribose-1-phosphate isomerase has product MDNHVHSIRWEEDRVLLLDQTKLPLEVVFEDVYTIEQMWNAIRALKVRGAPAIGISAAYGMYLGARDIEAADSSDFLIKLREKREYLATSRPTAVNLFWAIDRMMNKAESLVNVDVNAMKQELLEEAKRMHEEDVEICRSIGEHAITLFHDGIGVLTHCNAGGIATAKYGTALAPMFLAKERGWDIKVFADETRPVLQGARLTAWELQQAGIDVTLICDNMAAMVMSKGWVQAVIVGTDRIAANGDVANKIGTYGLAVLAKAHGIPFYVASPLSTIDLDTLTGAEIPIEERPDEEITEISGNRVAPHNIKVFNPAFDVTPNEYVTAIITEKGIVRAPYEVSLKQLFEK; this is encoded by the coding sequence ATGGACAACCATGTTCATTCGATACGTTGGGAAGAGGATCGAGTATTATTACTTGATCAAACGAAGCTTCCTTTAGAAGTTGTATTTGAGGATGTTTATACTATAGAACAGATGTGGAATGCTATTCGCGCATTGAAGGTTAGAGGAGCACCAGCTATTGGTATTTCCGCTGCCTATGGTATGTATCTAGGTGCAAGAGATATTGAGGCAGCTGACTCCTCGGATTTTCTCATTAAGCTGCGTGAGAAGAGAGAGTATTTAGCGACTTCTCGCCCGACTGCGGTCAATTTGTTTTGGGCTATTGACAGAATGATGAATAAGGCGGAATCCTTGGTGAATGTTGATGTCAATGCGATGAAGCAGGAGCTGCTAGAGGAAGCCAAACGCATGCATGAAGAGGACGTGGAGATTTGCCGAAGTATCGGTGAGCATGCTATCACGTTGTTTCATGATGGAATAGGCGTTCTAACGCACTGTAATGCGGGCGGCATCGCTACGGCTAAGTACGGAACAGCACTCGCTCCTATGTTCCTAGCAAAGGAAAGAGGTTGGGATATAAAGGTATTTGCAGATGAAACCCGCCCAGTGCTGCAAGGTGCCCGCCTAACCGCGTGGGAGCTTCAGCAAGCTGGAATTGACGTCACTTTAATCTGCGACAATATGGCTGCCATGGTTATGTCTAAGGGATGGGTGCAGGCTGTGATTGTGGGAACAGACCGTATCGCTGCAAACGGAGACGTAGCAAATAAGATCGGAACCTATGGCTTGGCTGTATTGGCTAAGGCACATGGTATTCCTTTCTACGTGGCTTCGCCTTTATCTACTATTGACTTAGATACACTGACAGGTGCCGAAATCCCGATTGAAGAACGTCCGGACGAGGAGATTACAGAGATCAGTGGGAATCGCGTAGCGCCTCATAATATCAAAGTTTTCAACCCGGCATTCGATGTGACGCCGAACGAGTATGTAACGGCCATTATCACGGAAAAAGGTATCGTGCGTGCTCCGTATGAGGTTAGTTTGAAGCAATTGTTTGAGAAGTAG